The following proteins are co-located in the Brevibacillus laterosporus DSM 25 genome:
- a CDS encoding ABC transporter ATP-binding protein, which translates to MLKRIRSQVQESMWGKIVATIFTYWYFLLLIVICSIVAVLVEVVIGYNIQQMVSYSMNDTQDRMSILLYVFGICVVIGMVSHFFVKWISTKFSSSIIRDLRNRFAEKLEHAAFSSVEKYNTGDLLSRFSNDLTIVQRFLTEHFPKLIIEPLMFIAAFIYLFLVNWKLILFSLSLVPFALLFAALISKPLNAYSYELQQQVGRTASIMKDTISGIPIIKVFHLYESFFRKFKMAIEQMLQKSLQIERRHAWLNPLHIIFMSSPLVFCILYGAYLIAHQELKAEELIAFVYFLGHIIQPVSVIPDLIIQFQQALGSYRRTGEILSLPEEKILSIGSVPKHYLSKDLCLQFERISFTYDGQKPPVLHNLHFELKTGRHIALVGPSGGGKSTIVKLLCGLYVPNTGHYQVKDDHSYSQDWDAALLRSFIAYVPQDVFLFSKSIAENIAFGKEDATLGEIVEAAKLANAHKFISGLSQGYQTVVGEGGFQLSGGQKQRIAIARAFIKNAPFIVMDEPTSALDAQSELLFQEGLKKLLEKKTVVMVAHRFSSIRHCDEIWVLDRGNIVERGTHRELMDVNGLYRKLYNPQIEHHHLMQPSFSVE; encoded by the coding sequence TTGTTAAAACGAATACGTAGTCAAGTACAAGAATCAATGTGGGGAAAAATAGTAGCAACAATTTTTACATACTGGTATTTTCTACTTTTAATTGTGATCTGTAGCATTGTAGCTGTTCTTGTAGAAGTTGTGATTGGATACAATATTCAGCAGATGGTCTCTTATTCTATGAATGACACTCAGGATCGTATGAGCATCTTATTGTATGTGTTTGGAATATGTGTCGTTATCGGAATGGTTTCACACTTCTTTGTGAAATGGATATCTACGAAATTCAGTTCCTCCATTATAAGAGATTTACGAAATCGTTTTGCTGAAAAATTAGAACATGCAGCTTTTTCCTCTGTAGAAAAATATAACACGGGTGATCTTTTATCCCGATTTTCTAACGATTTAACAATTGTGCAACGTTTTTTGACAGAACATTTTCCAAAGCTAATCATAGAGCCGCTAATGTTTATTGCTGCTTTTATATACCTCTTTTTGGTTAACTGGAAACTTATCCTTTTTAGCTTGTCTTTAGTTCCTTTTGCATTACTTTTTGCAGCTTTGATAAGTAAACCTCTAAATGCCTACTCCTACGAACTACAACAACAGGTCGGTCGTACAGCCTCTATTATGAAGGACACTATCTCAGGAATTCCAATCATCAAAGTGTTTCATTTATATGAATCTTTCTTTCGGAAATTCAAAATGGCAATCGAACAAATGTTACAAAAGAGTCTACAGATTGAACGTAGACATGCTTGGCTAAATCCCCTTCATATTATATTTATGTCAAGTCCTTTGGTATTTTGTATTCTGTATGGAGCTTACCTAATCGCTCATCAAGAATTGAAAGCAGAGGAGTTAATTGCCTTTGTTTATTTCTTGGGACATATTATACAGCCTGTTTCGGTTATTCCTGACTTAATTATTCAATTTCAACAAGCACTCGGGTCGTATAGACGTACGGGGGAAATTTTATCGTTGCCTGAAGAGAAAATCCTTTCCATAGGTTCCGTACCAAAACATTACTTATCCAAAGACCTTTGCTTGCAGTTTGAACGAATCTCCTTTACATATGATGGACAAAAACCTCCAGTTCTACATAATTTACATTTTGAATTAAAAACAGGTAGGCATATTGCGCTTGTTGGACCAAGTGGAGGTGGCAAATCAACGATTGTGAAACTACTTTGTGGCCTTTATGTTCCAAATACGGGCCATTACCAGGTCAAAGACGATCATTCCTATTCACAAGATTGGGATGCCGCTTTGTTACGATCTTTCATTGCTTATGTACCACAGGATGTCTTTCTTTTTTCTAAGTCAATTGCCGAAAATATTGCCTTCGGAAAAGAAGATGCAACCCTAGGTGAAATTGTAGAAGCTGCGAAATTGGCGAATGCACATAAATTTATTTCGGGGTTGTCTCAGGGCTATCAAACTGTGGTTGGTGAGGGAGGCTTCCAATTATCCGGTGGTCAAAAGCAACGGATAGCCATTGCACGCGCCTTTATTAAGAATGCACCTTTTATTGTCATGGACGAGCCTACTTCAGCTTTGGATGCTCAGTCAGAGCTTTTGTTCCAAGAAGGACTTAAAAAGCTTTTAGAAAAAAAGACGGTTGTGATGGTAGCACATCGCTTTTCTTCCATTCGACATTGTGATGAAATCTGGGTGTTGGATCGTGGAAATATTGTAGAACGGGGAACCCATCGCGAATTAATGGACGTAAATGGATTGTATCGGAAGCTCTATAATCCACAGATTGAGCATCACCATCTCATGCAACCTAGTTTTTCAGTGGAGTAA
- a CDS encoding ribonuclease H-like domain-containing protein, translating to MSLKNKLQRMKKHLTLDSSIEHMDQKEKRAEPEKQSEISVFNSHKPEEFECKQSVHETPQSQIPYADTWRRLQAKPFFGEEEYAMVREVRYPLDMIHGNYEFAALLDVIHKWNESGLEHPLSIANKRPEDLLFFDTETTGLHGGVGNTIFLLGYSKLEQDEIIVRQHFLTDPFSEITLYQSFLADVKESKQLVTYNGKSFDWPQVKTRHTLVRKDVPALPVFGHIDLLHGARRLWKNELVSCRLSIVEQQKLGIRRLEDVPGSLAPMLYFDYVRERNPEHIAGVLQHNEVDVLSLITLYIHISNMLLSVETVTMSMEERYEVARWYEAVGSEHMALSHYREVARSKHPYAVRAKAALGHIFKRQKEWSKALYCYDACMKDKEWGSEEICIEAAKICEHQLKEYDKAYAYTKMAFERWQKKTAYLRQRNKAEREMYEKRLLRLEKKLGQTSESLFVEDVTK from the coding sequence TTGTCTCTTAAAAATAAATTGCAACGGATGAAAAAGCATCTGACGCTTGATAGTAGTATCGAGCATATGGACCAAAAGGAAAAACGTGCTGAGCCAGAAAAACAGAGCGAAATATCAGTGTTCAATTCACATAAACCAGAGGAGTTCGAATGTAAGCAAAGTGTACATGAAACACCTCAATCGCAGATTCCCTATGCAGATACATGGCGACGGCTTCAAGCCAAACCATTCTTTGGCGAAGAGGAGTATGCTATGGTGCGAGAGGTTCGTTATCCCTTAGATATGATTCATGGGAACTACGAATTTGCGGCTTTACTTGACGTTATTCATAAATGGAACGAAAGCGGTTTGGAGCATCCTCTGTCTATCGCTAACAAACGCCCGGAGGATTTACTTTTTTTTGATACAGAAACAACTGGTTTACATGGTGGGGTGGGAAATACCATCTTTTTATTGGGCTATAGTAAACTGGAACAGGATGAAATAATCGTTCGTCAGCATTTTTTAACAGACCCTTTTTCTGAAATTACGCTGTATCAGTCATTTTTAGCTGATGTTAAGGAGTCCAAACAATTAGTTACCTATAATGGAAAATCATTCGACTGGCCTCAAGTAAAAACTCGACATACGTTGGTACGAAAGGATGTACCAGCCTTGCCTGTGTTTGGACATATCGATTTGTTGCATGGTGCGAGAAGATTATGGAAGAATGAGCTCGTTTCATGTAGGTTGTCTATAGTAGAACAACAAAAGCTGGGGATCAGGCGCTTGGAAGACGTACCTGGTTCACTAGCTCCAATGCTTTATTTTGATTATGTTAGAGAGCGGAATCCAGAGCATATTGCTGGCGTGCTTCAGCATAACGAAGTAGATGTTCTATCCCTTATTACACTCTATATTCATATCTCTAATATGCTACTGTCTGTAGAGACTGTGACGATGTCTATGGAAGAGCGATATGAAGTGGCGCGTTGGTATGAAGCGGTCGGATCAGAGCATATGGCTCTGTCTCATTATAGGGAAGTGGCTCGTAGTAAACATCCCTATGCCGTGCGGGCAAAAGCTGCGCTGGGGCATATATTCAAGCGTCAAAAGGAGTGGAGTAAGGCTCTTTATTGCTATGATGCTTGTATGAAAGACAAAGAGTGGGGTAGTGAGGAAATTTGTATTGAGGCAGCCAAGATTTGTGAGCATCAATTAAAAGAATATGATAAGGCATATGCATACACAAAAATGGCCTTCGAGCGCTGGCAAAAGAAAACGGCATATTTGCGGCAAAGGAATAAAGCAGAACGCGAAATGTACGAAAAAAGACTCTTGCGATTAGAGAAGAAACTAGGGCAGACTAGTGAGAGCTTGTTTGTTGAAGATGTTACAAAGTAA
- a CDS encoding GNAT family N-acetyltransferase — MIFQNGKIVVRKLAEEHKEWLVRWLTNPIVLEYYEGRDNPHDVSKVSQKFYDDNGEETRCIVEYDGQAIGYIQFYLVDEETKLDYGYTDTEVVYGTDQFIGEPERWNSGMGRLLVRAMVEYLHKEKGADRVVMDPQTWNERAIRCYVSCGFEKVKLLPKHEWHEGELRDCWLLEHKNHE, encoded by the coding sequence ATGATTTTTCAAAACGGAAAAATAGTTGTTAGGAAACTAGCAGAGGAACATAAAGAATGGCTTGTAAGATGGCTCACAAACCCGATTGTATTAGAATACTATGAGGGAAGAGACAATCCTCATGATGTAAGTAAAGTATCGCAAAAGTTTTATGATGACAATGGAGAAGAGACCCGTTGTATCGTTGAATATGATGGACAAGCAATCGGATATATACAGTTTTACTTGGTTGATGAGGAAACCAAACTTGATTATGGCTACACCGACACAGAAGTTGTTTATGGAACAGATCAATTTATTGGAGAGCCTGAGAGATGGAACAGTGGCATGGGCAGACTACTCGTTCGGGCAATGGTGGAATATTTACATAAGGAAAAAGGAGCAGATAGGGTAGTTATGGACCCTCAAACATGGAACGAGCGGGCGATTCGTTGCTACGTAAGTTGTGGTTTCGAAAAGGTGAAATTACTGCCGAAACACGAATGGCATGAAGGGGAATTAAGGGATTGCTGGCTACTCGAACACAAAAATCATGAATAA
- a CDS encoding DinB family protein has product MITKEELLSNFEGVRKRTLKYLTVIPEQFIDWRPDDHKFSIGDIVRHLGSTELMFYHVIRQNEWKYYGHDPDKGRTMKEAIHYLQNCHGTVLTGLQQLEPEQLTMKVKNLLGYEVSAWRIIMAMTEHEIHHRGQLSAYMQANHIEPPQIFGLKIEEVPH; this is encoded by the coding sequence ATGATAACGAAAGAAGAATTACTATCAAATTTCGAAGGGGTTCGAAAACGAACCTTGAAGTACTTGACTGTGATTCCCGAGCAATTCATAGACTGGCGCCCAGATGATCATAAATTTTCAATTGGTGATATCGTTCGACATTTGGGTTCTACAGAATTAATGTTTTATCATGTGATCAGACAAAATGAATGGAAATATTATGGGCATGATCCTGATAAAGGCAGGACTATGAAAGAGGCTATACATTATCTACAGAATTGCCATGGTACCGTTTTAACAGGCCTTCAGCAGCTAGAGCCTGAGCAATTAACGATGAAGGTGAAAAATCTCTTAGGCTATGAAGTCAGTGCTTGGAGAATCATAATGGCAATGACTGAACATGAAATTCATCATCGAGGTCAGCTTTCTGCGTACATGCAAGCAAATCACATTGAGCCTCCACAAATATTCGGTTTGAAAATAGAGGAAGTACCGCATTAA